A single region of the Salvia miltiorrhiza cultivar Shanhuang (shh) chromosome 8, IMPLAD_Smil_shh, whole genome shotgun sequence genome encodes:
- the LOC131000952 gene encoding BTB/POZ domain-containing protein At1g63850-like has protein sequence MSTANDANCAGAAVSAPKKKQRIGTSSGLPSTLAVIDLSDESLTKRPRKPPLLRRTASHSLSHFSPSSASADFNDQSTADVVLGLLFDRQSSSFDCVDDFSESSSIASPEIQIYLHSRVLHRSKYFAALLSDRWQQKSDATSSMDEENGPKILSITHLIPASNDSMNDYLTVLKLLYSDDLLFSIDNLSTALDLLPIALELLFEDCVRACVRFIEAVPWSEDDEKRILSLIPLLSEEESKELLARLSPLKNDSSEEMLHGLILSAIHSHSNMAFAKAFVAKLLRDFSSRETARKVLDAAFDKSLRVVKQSLEEYSSPDFRGSHDETEAIQRLNLHTAVTNLKHVLWLVERMIELRVADSAVKAWSEQASLTADLRRAFLDDLWRAFFPGLPSVVLRCTCRLANAVVTGNILAARQVRMKLVRDWLPVLIICKERVSIMGSNSMSLYVELEEIFLRIISTLPISDAQELLQQCLSFSTRNIDDCPHLIDAFTTWFRRANRPPQADLCE, from the exons ATGTCGACGGCCAATGACGCCAATTGTGCAGGCGCCGCCGTCAGCGCGCCGAAGAAGAAGCAGCGCATCGGTACCAGCAGCGGCCTCCCCTCCACTCTCGCTGTGATCGATTTATCCGACGAATCCCTAACCAAAAGGCCTCGCAAACCGCCTCTTCTCCGCCGGACCGCCTCCCATTCTCTATCTCACTTCTCCCCGTCCTCCGCCTCCGCTGATTTCAATGATCAGTCCACCGCAGACGTTGTCCTCGGCCTTCTCTTCGATCGTCAGTCTTCTTCATTTGATTGCGTGGACGATTTCTCCGAATCGAGCTCGATTGCTTCGCCTGAGATTCAGATCTATTTGCATTCACGCGTTCTCCACCGATCGAAATACTTCGCCGCGCTTCTATCTGACCGCTGGCAACAGAAGAGTGATGCAACTTCGTCGATGGATGAAGAGAATGGCCCCAAAATCCTCAGTATTACTCATCTTATTCCGGCTAGCAATGACTCTATGAATGACTACCTAACAGTGCTCAAGCTGCTTTACTCCGATGATTTGTTGTTTTCGATTGATAACCTGTCGACCGCGCTTGATTTGCTCCCGATCGCGCTGGAATTGTTGTTTGAAGATTGTGTTAGAGCTTGTGTTAGATTCATTGAGGCAGTGCCGTGGTCGGAAGATGACGAAAAGAGGATCTTAAGTTTGATTCCTCTATTGAGTGAGGAAGAATCAAAAGAGCTTCTCGCCAGACTCTCTCCATTGAAAAATGATTCTTCTGAGGAAATGCTTCATGGACTAATTCTCTCTGCAATTCACAGTCATTCGAACATGGCCTTTGCAAAGGCGTTCGTCGCGAAGCTGCTGAGGGACTTCTCATCGAGAGAGACTGCGAGAAAAGTATTGGACGCAGCGTTTGATAAGAGTTTGAGGGTTGTGAAGCAGTCGTTGGAGGAGTACTCAAGTCCAGACTTCAGAGGGAGTCATGATGAGACCGAGGCGATTCAGAGGCTGAATTTGCACACGGCGGTGACTAATTTGAAGCACGTTCTGTGGTTGGTGGAAAGGATGATTGAGCTGAGAGTGGCGGATTCAGCCGTGAAGGCGTGGAGCGAGCAGGCATCACTCACGGCAGATTTGAGGAGGGCGTTTCTTGATGATTTATGGCGGGCTTTCTTTCCAGGACTGCCGTCTGTGGTACTTCGCTGCACTTGCCGGCTCGCCAATGCCGTCGTCACGGGGAATATTTTGGCTGCGAGACAG GTGAGGATGAAGCTAGTGAGGGATTGGCTCCCGGTGTTGATTATTTGCAAAGAGAGAGTATCGATTATGGGGTCGAACAGTATGTCGCTGTATGTGGAGCTGGAAGAAATATTTTTGAGGATCATATCTACTCTCCCGATATCAGATGCACAGGAATTGTTGCAGCAGTGTCTTAGCTTCTCAACTCGCAACATTGACGACTGCCCTCACTTGATCGATGCATTTACTACTTGGTTTCGTCGTGCCAACAGACCCCCACAGGCAGATCTTTGCGAGTGA